The Streptomyces laurentii genome contains a region encoding:
- a CDS encoding hypothetical protein (identified by MetaGeneAnnotator; putative;~sequence version:1) — translation MPGRDARSLVDHFRTVLGEHSQEQIFRFLVDGTGDPQTLGNADLDLRARSIAATLQERFPVGERALIMCPAGLDYVTSFFACLYADIIAVPVYPPDPAFPMRTLPRLVAIVEDAKPSVVLAPAETVALVERFAEHAPVLREIAWVAVDDIDTTAADSWRHPGTTRDDLAFLQYTSGSTNIPKGVMVSHGNLMHNISGIHRQFFGDDLRQHMVSWLPPFHDFGLIMGLLTPAYGGFPVTFMSPYSFLKRPLRWLRAISDTRATASPAPNFAFDLAVAKVTEEDRRSLDLSSWRMAINGAEPVRKVTMDRFSAAFAGCGFRPTTHAPSYGLAEATLAVSTGIPAAAPVLRDLDAEALLTGVAEDAAPGDAKRNLPSCGFSLHDQKIVIVDPQTHSVRPDGRVGEIWLAGPSVARGYWHRPEVTEEVFGARLDTGEGPFLRTGDLGFADGGQLYVTGRIKDLVIVAGRNHYPQDIERTVESVDPGLRQGCGIAGAREIDGEERLIIIQEYRGSHTPETSAQVIAAIRAEVTREHGLPPYIVALARTGTVPKTSSGKLQRAACMDALLSGAFESIALWCADGSATAHKTQRASTEQQTAAQPAPGSSDIERWLREALAVAAERPVEAVDPDMPFADYGLRSIELVAMLGELEARLGRKLQPGIVWEYPTAAKLALYLAGEAGGPARPAALAAVDEPATTLTGPVPVVGTSTPPRPQPSDADEPIAIIGIGCRFPGGVDGPDSFWQLLTEGRDAVTEVPPDRWNAEEFYDEDPAVPGRTVSRWGGFVDNADRFDAGFFGISPQEASRMDPQQRLLAEVSFEALENAGVPTGSLSGSQTGVFVGISSFDYGTAQLNDLDTIDAYTGSGSALSIAANRLSYLLDLHGPSMAVDSACSSSLVAVLQACASLARGDCDLALAGGVNLVLSPAFAINFTKAGAMSADGRCKPFDASADGYVRSEGAGVVILKPLSRALADGDPVHAVIRGGAVNQDGASNGLLAPNPKAQEAVLRSAYAKAKVRAGDIGYVEAHGTGTMLGDPIEAKALGAVLGDDRPSNTPCLIGSVKSNLGHMESAAGIGGLIKTALMVRHRTVVPTLHYREPNPHIPFAELPVRVADALGPWPTTGVALAGVSSFGFGGTNAHLVVEEPPSATAPNQAVAEGTVLLTVSARDGQALRELAARYEDRLADDAPVRALAQAAAVRRTHHEHRLACTGASAAELRAALAAFRGGEDVPGLSSGVRQAGLRSKPVFVFAGQGPRWWPLAADLLSGDLAGEQAFRAVLERADALLRRHTDWSLLDQLAADPSESRLFDTAVGQPALTAVQIALASLWRSWGIEPAAVVGHSVGEIAAAQVAGAISLEDALLIALYRGTALRAATGKGRMAVAGVSLETARTLLAERDPGQVWIAAANSPNTTVFSGDEAAVEAFAKALTNGGLYCKVLESVEFASHCPLMEPVAASLGTTLAALRPVATTVPMISTGTGEIVPGHRLDAAYWAANLTRPVLFDTAVTALVNSGHTMFVEVSPHPMLTDAVTERLATYDAGLVAVSSLRRDQSGRATVLGELGRLYAAGHQIDFTRVHGPAGPMVDLPGYPWQRTRAWYEERPGRRTAHRGHPVLRERTVSALPPHAVHWSAPVDLTEFPYLTDHRVGGSPVLPAALVLDAALAAARTHLGADASLDDIAFTRLTVVPDQADEATLQLVLLPGTADTASVRLFTRAGADEEWTEAARAGLRRSAPGRAAEPLDAVRARCTAAAPAGEHYSALRRAGLEYGAAFQGIDALWQGRREAVARLRERAALTSDRGAHLIHPAVLDSALQVLGAALAAQEAPLDATYVPVAAGGFRLFTEHAAPLWAHARVTMAEPGAVAITGAHVVLYDAKGTAVGEVTDITLRRLERAEDTDPVGESLLDLSWRPAPADTATAPRPPGTWLLFTDAGGTAAGLAEGLRARGAVCLTVSAGAAFRKVDKDRYEVGPERREDAAALLADLAASDIRPDGIVHAGALDVTLPEDVGAERSAAAYDAVCLPVLHLVQELARAGQDPAPRLVLLTRGAQRAAEGDALAVGQAPLWGLARVIGLEHAELRTTLVDLDPAGAPDESAPLLAEVLRSGEDDQVALRGGVRLTPSLQPWRPVGRPGPDARPAWTFDATRDGNHQLLASRPGSLSSLRPTWRDRTPPGPGQVEIEVTAAGLNFSDVLKALDSYPGADGVVPLGAECAGRISAVGEGVGAYRVGDRVVAAGPGSMSAFATFDVRLVAAAPASLDDEQAAAVPIAFLTALHGLEHLARLGAGESVLVHSATGGVGLAALQVARRHGARVFATAGTPAKRDLLLRLGVERVWDSRTLDFADGIREATGGRGVDVVLNSASGEVLVRSLRLVAPGGRFVEIGKRDIHDNSHIGLEFFKGNRSFLAVDLEQTIREEPERIARLLGEVLTGFERGEFTALPVTTHPFADARTAFTAMAKARHTGKTVLVPAADETVTTAPDAAPVRPFGTYLITGGLGALGLETARYLVARGARHLVLVGRGAPGPDAGAALTGLRERADVTVVAADLSDQAAVTGLLDRIDTTLPPLAGVVHAAGVLDDGLLTGLTAERFRAVAGPKSAAAWYLHQATTHRELDFFVMYSSAAGILGSASQGNYAAASAFLDTLAHHRRSLGLPALSVDWGPWARIGLAARPERGGALAARGIESISPDDGIAALDRIIGGPATQVCVLPLNRERLAGHHGGGLLRTLVDGTDTNAGQAAGPQDEIRRRMLAIEPGRRRAAVLSEHCRAVAARLLGADSARIDTSAPLTSTGFDSLLSLELRKALGTSLGIQLPSTVTWRFPTLDALVPYLADRMGIALEAGSAPGPKEAPAAPVPVRPTGVGTDAGDSPPDLDAMSVAELEALLTAKTTQIDEGAQR, via the coding sequence ATGCCGGGCCGGGACGCACGATCACTTGTCGATCATTTCCGCACAGTCTTGGGCGAGCATTCACAGGAGCAGATCTTCCGCTTCCTGGTGGACGGCACAGGAGACCCCCAGACCCTCGGCAACGCCGACCTCGATCTGCGGGCCCGTTCGATAGCCGCGACACTGCAGGAACGCTTCCCCGTCGGGGAACGCGCCCTGATCATGTGCCCGGCCGGACTCGACTACGTCACCTCGTTCTTCGCCTGTCTGTACGCCGACATCATCGCCGTGCCCGTCTACCCGCCGGACCCGGCGTTCCCGATGCGCACGCTGCCGCGTCTGGTCGCCATCGTGGAAGACGCGAAGCCTTCGGTGGTGCTCGCGCCGGCCGAGACGGTGGCCCTCGTCGAACGCTTCGCCGAACACGCCCCGGTGCTCCGTGAGATCGCCTGGGTGGCCGTCGACGACATCGACACCACAGCCGCCGACAGCTGGCGTCACCCCGGCACGACCCGTGACGACCTCGCCTTCCTCCAGTACACCTCCGGGTCGACCAACATCCCCAAGGGGGTGATGGTCAGCCACGGCAACCTGATGCACAACATCTCCGGGATCCACCGGCAGTTCTTCGGCGACGACCTCCGTCAGCACATGGTCAGCTGGCTGCCGCCGTTCCATGACTTCGGCCTCATCATGGGCCTGCTCACCCCTGCCTACGGCGGGTTCCCGGTCACCTTCATGTCGCCCTACTCCTTCCTGAAGCGGCCGCTGCGCTGGCTGCGCGCGATCTCCGACACCCGGGCCACCGCGAGTCCCGCCCCGAACTTCGCCTTCGACCTCGCCGTCGCCAAGGTGACCGAGGAGGACCGCCGGTCCCTGGACCTGAGCAGCTGGCGCATGGCCATCAACGGCGCCGAGCCCGTGCGCAAGGTCACCATGGACCGCTTCTCCGCGGCCTTCGCCGGCTGCGGCTTCCGGCCCACCACGCATGCGCCGTCCTACGGTCTGGCCGAGGCCACCCTCGCGGTCTCCACCGGGATCCCGGCCGCCGCGCCCGTCCTGCGTGATCTGGATGCCGAGGCGCTCCTGACAGGCGTGGCCGAGGACGCCGCGCCGGGCGATGCCAAGCGCAACCTGCCCAGCTGCGGCTTCTCCCTGCACGACCAGAAGATCGTGATCGTGGACCCGCAGACGCACTCCGTGCGGCCCGACGGCCGGGTCGGGGAGATCTGGTTGGCGGGGCCGAGCGTCGCGCGCGGCTACTGGCACCGGCCCGAGGTCACCGAGGAGGTCTTCGGGGCCCGCCTCGACACCGGCGAAGGACCGTTCCTGCGCACCGGTGACCTCGGATTCGCCGACGGTGGGCAGCTTTACGTCACCGGACGCATCAAGGACCTCGTCATCGTCGCCGGCCGCAACCACTACCCGCAGGACATCGAGCGCACCGTCGAGAGCGTCGACCCGGGCCTGCGCCAGGGATGCGGCATCGCCGGCGCCCGCGAGATCGACGGCGAGGAACGGCTGATCATCATCCAGGAATACCGCGGCAGCCACACTCCCGAGACCAGCGCCCAGGTCATCGCGGCCATCCGTGCCGAGGTCACCCGCGAGCACGGACTGCCGCCGTACATCGTCGCCCTGGCCCGTACCGGGACGGTCCCGAAGACCTCCAGCGGCAAGCTCCAGCGCGCGGCCTGCATGGACGCCCTCCTGAGCGGCGCCTTCGAGTCGATCGCGCTGTGGTGCGCGGACGGGTCCGCGACGGCCCACAAGACGCAGCGGGCATCCACCGAGCAGCAGACGGCCGCGCAGCCGGCGCCTGGCTCCAGCGACATCGAACGGTGGCTGCGCGAGGCGCTGGCCGTCGCCGCCGAACGGCCCGTCGAGGCTGTCGACCCGGATATGCCGTTCGCCGACTACGGACTGCGGTCGATCGAACTCGTCGCCATGCTCGGCGAATTGGAGGCTCGCCTGGGGAGAAAGCTGCAGCCCGGCATCGTCTGGGAGTACCCCACCGCCGCCAAGCTCGCCCTGTATCTGGCGGGAGAGGCGGGAGGACCCGCAAGGCCGGCCGCGCTCGCGGCGGTCGACGAGCCGGCCACCACGCTCACCGGGCCGGTGCCCGTGGTCGGGACCTCCACGCCGCCGCGGCCGCAGCCCTCCGACGCCGACGAGCCGATCGCCATCATCGGCATCGGCTGCCGCTTCCCCGGCGGCGTCGACGGGCCCGACAGCTTCTGGCAGTTGCTGACCGAGGGCCGCGACGCGGTGACCGAGGTGCCTCCCGACCGGTGGAACGCCGAGGAGTTCTACGACGAGGACCCGGCTGTTCCGGGCCGCACGGTCAGCCGCTGGGGCGGGTTCGTGGACAACGCCGACCGCTTCGACGCCGGATTCTTCGGCATCTCCCCGCAGGAAGCCTCCCGCATGGACCCGCAGCAGCGTCTGCTGGCGGAGGTCTCCTTCGAGGCTCTGGAGAACGCCGGCGTCCCCACGGGTTCACTGTCCGGCTCCCAGACCGGCGTGTTCGTCGGCATCTCCAGCTTCGACTACGGCACCGCTCAGCTGAACGACCTCGACACCATCGACGCGTACACCGGAAGCGGCAGCGCGCTGAGCATCGCCGCGAACCGTCTCTCGTACCTGCTCGACCTGCACGGTCCGAGCATGGCCGTCGACTCGGCCTGTTCCTCCTCGCTGGTGGCGGTGCTCCAGGCGTGCGCGAGCCTGGCCCGCGGCGACTGTGACCTCGCCCTGGCCGGCGGCGTCAACCTCGTCCTCTCCCCCGCCTTCGCCATCAACTTCACCAAGGCCGGAGCGATGTCCGCCGACGGCCGCTGCAAGCCCTTCGACGCAAGCGCCGACGGCTACGTGCGCTCCGAAGGCGCCGGCGTCGTGATCCTCAAGCCGCTCAGCCGGGCGCTGGCCGACGGCGATCCCGTGCACGCGGTGATCCGGGGTGGCGCCGTGAACCAGGACGGTGCGAGCAACGGCCTGCTGGCGCCCAACCCGAAGGCCCAGGAGGCCGTGCTGCGGTCCGCCTACGCGAAGGCCAAGGTGCGCGCCGGCGACATCGGCTACGTCGAGGCCCACGGCACCGGCACCATGCTCGGCGACCCCATCGAGGCCAAGGCGCTGGGTGCCGTGCTCGGCGACGACCGCCCGTCGAACACCCCGTGCCTGATCGGCTCGGTGAAGTCCAACCTCGGCCACATGGAGTCCGCGGCGGGCATCGGCGGCCTGATCAAGACCGCCCTGATGGTCCGGCACCGCACCGTGGTGCCGACGCTGCACTACCGCGAGCCCAACCCGCACATCCCCTTCGCCGAGCTGCCCGTGCGGGTCGCCGACGCGCTGGGGCCCTGGCCCACCACCGGCGTGGCCCTCGCGGGCGTCAGTTCCTTCGGGTTCGGCGGCACCAACGCCCACCTCGTGGTGGAGGAGCCGCCGTCGGCCACGGCACCGAACCAGGCCGTCGCCGAAGGCACCGTCCTGCTGACCGTCTCGGCCCGGGACGGACAGGCCCTGCGCGAGCTGGCCGCACGCTACGAGGACCGGCTCGCCGACGACGCCCCCGTGCGCGCGCTCGCCCAGGCCGCCGCCGTCCGCCGGACCCATCACGAGCACCGGCTCGCCTGCACCGGCGCCTCGGCAGCCGAACTGCGCGCCGCACTGGCCGCGTTCCGGGGCGGCGAGGACGTCCCCGGCCTCAGCTCCGGGGTGCGTCAGGCCGGACTGCGCTCCAAGCCGGTGTTCGTCTTCGCCGGGCAGGGACCTCGCTGGTGGCCACTGGCCGCCGATCTGCTGTCCGGCGACCTCGCCGGTGAGCAGGCGTTCCGCGCTGTCCTGGAGCGGGCCGACGCGCTGCTGCGCCGGCACACCGACTGGTCTCTGCTGGACCAGCTGGCAGCCGACCCCTCGGAGTCCCGGCTGTTCGACACCGCCGTCGGCCAGCCGGCCCTCACCGCCGTCCAGATCGCGCTGGCCTCGCTGTGGCGGTCGTGGGGCATCGAGCCCGCCGCCGTCGTCGGTCACAGCGTCGGCGAGATCGCCGCCGCACAGGTCGCGGGCGCGATCTCGCTGGAGGACGCCCTCCTGATCGCCCTGTACCGCGGCACCGCCCTGCGCGCCGCGACCGGCAAGGGCCGGATGGCGGTCGCCGGCGTCTCCCTGGAGACGGCCCGCACCCTGCTGGCCGAGCGCGACCCGGGGCAGGTATGGATCGCCGCCGCCAACAGCCCGAACACCACCGTGTTCTCCGGCGACGAGGCCGCCGTGGAGGCCTTCGCCAAGGCGCTCACGAACGGGGGCCTGTACTGCAAGGTCCTGGAGTCCGTCGAGTTCGCCTCGCACTGCCCGCTGATGGAGCCCGTCGCCGCCTCGCTGGGGACGACGCTCGCCGCCCTGCGCCCTGTCGCGACCACCGTCCCGATGATCTCCACGGGCACCGGCGAGATCGTCCCGGGGCACCGGCTGGACGCCGCCTACTGGGCGGCCAACCTCACCCGGCCCGTACTGTTCGACACGGCCGTCACCGCCCTCGTCAACTCCGGGCACACGATGTTCGTCGAGGTGTCACCGCACCCGATGCTCACCGACGCCGTCACCGAGCGCCTCGCGACCTACGACGCCGGCCTCGTCGCCGTCTCGTCCCTGCGCCGGGACCAGTCGGGCCGCGCCACGGTCCTCGGCGAGCTCGGCCGCCTCTACGCCGCAGGCCACCAGATCGACTTCACCCGGGTGCACGGCCCGGCCGGTCCCATGGTCGACCTGCCCGGCTACCCCTGGCAGCGCACACGTGCCTGGTACGAGGAACGCCCGGGGCGCCGGACCGCACACCGCGGGCACCCGGTCCTGCGGGAGCGGACCGTATCGGCACTGCCGCCGCACGCCGTCCACTGGTCGGCGCCCGTGGACCTCACCGAGTTCCCGTACCTGACGGATCACCGGGTAGGCGGCAGCCCGGTGCTGCCGGCCGCGCTGGTGCTCGACGCCGCGCTCGCCGCGGCCCGGACACACCTGGGTGCCGACGCCTCCCTCGACGACATCGCGTTCACGCGGCTCACCGTGGTCCCCGACCAGGCCGACGAGGCCACCCTGCAGCTCGTCCTGCTCCCCGGCACCGCCGACACCGCGTCGGTGCGTCTGTTCACCCGTGCCGGCGCGGACGAGGAGTGGACCGAGGCGGCGCGGGCGGGCCTGCGCCGGTCCGCCCCGGGCCGCGCGGCCGAACCGCTGGACGCCGTCCGGGCGCGCTGCACCGCCGCGGCCCCGGCCGGGGAGCACTACTCCGCCCTGCGCCGCGCCGGACTCGAGTACGGAGCCGCGTTCCAGGGGATCGACGCGCTGTGGCAGGGCCGTCGCGAAGCCGTCGCCCGGCTGCGCGAGCGCGCCGCCCTGACGTCCGACCGGGGGGCCCACCTCATCCACCCGGCCGTACTCGACAGCGCGCTGCAGGTCCTCGGCGCCGCTCTCGCCGCCCAGGAAGCGCCGCTCGACGCCACGTACGTGCCGGTCGCGGCAGGCGGCTTCCGTCTCTTCACCGAACACGCCGCACCGCTCTGGGCGCACGCCCGTGTCACCATGGCGGAGCCCGGGGCGGTGGCGATCACCGGCGCCCACGTCGTCCTGTACGACGCCAAGGGCACGGCCGTCGGCGAGGTCACCGACATCACGCTGCGGCGCCTGGAGCGGGCCGAGGACACGGACCCGGTCGGCGAGTCCCTGCTGGACCTCTCCTGGCGCCCCGCGCCGGCCGACACCGCGACGGCGCCCCGGCCGCCGGGGACCTGGCTGCTGTTCACCGACGCCGGTGGCACCGCGGCCGGCCTCGCCGAAGGCCTGCGGGCGCGCGGCGCCGTGTGCCTCACCGTCTCCGCGGGCGCGGCCTTCCGGAAGGTGGACAAGGACCGCTATGAAGTCGGCCCCGAGCGTCGCGAGGACGCGGCCGCGCTGCTGGCCGACCTGGCGGCCTCGGACATCCGCCCGGACGGGATCGTGCACGCGGGGGCCCTGGACGTCACCCTGCCCGAGGACGTCGGCGCCGAGCGGTCGGCCGCCGCGTACGACGCGGTCTGCCTGCCGGTGCTCCACCTGGTGCAGGAACTGGCCCGGGCGGGGCAGGATCCGGCGCCCCGTCTGGTGCTGCTCACGCGCGGTGCCCAGCGGGCCGCCGAAGGCGACGCGCTCGCGGTCGGGCAGGCACCGCTGTGGGGTCTGGCCCGGGTGATCGGACTGGAGCACGCCGAGCTGCGGACCACCCTCGTCGACCTGGACCCGGCGGGTGCCCCGGACGAGAGCGCTCCGCTCCTCGCCGAGGTGCTGCGCTCCGGCGAGGACGACCAGGTCGCGCTGCGCGGCGGCGTGCGCCTGACGCCCTCGCTCCAGCCGTGGCGCCCCGTCGGCCGGCCGGGTCCGGACGCTCGTCCCGCCTGGACCTTCGACGCCACCCGTGACGGCAACCACCAGCTGCTCGCGAGCCGCCCCGGCAGTCTCTCCAGCCTCCGCCCGACCTGGCGGGACCGCACGCCGCCGGGCCCTGGCCAGGTGGAGATCGAGGTCACGGCCGCGGGCCTGAACTTCAGTGACGTCCTCAAGGCTCTCGACTCCTACCCCGGGGCCGATGGCGTCGTTCCGCTCGGCGCCGAGTGCGCCGGCCGGATCAGTGCCGTGGGCGAGGGTGTGGGCGCATACCGGGTCGGCGACCGGGTGGTCGCCGCCGGGCCGGGCAGCATGAGTGCCTTCGCCACGTTCGACGTCCGTCTGGTGGCCGCGGCCCCGGCGTCCCTCGACGACGAGCAGGCCGCCGCCGTGCCGATCGCGTTCCTGACCGCCCTGCACGGCCTGGAGCACCTGGCCCGGCTCGGCGCGGGCGAGAGCGTGCTCGTCCATTCCGCGACCGGCGGCGTCGGACTCGCAGCCCTGCAGGTCGCCCGACGCCACGGCGCCCGGGTCTTCGCCACCGCCGGCACCCCGGCCAAGCGTGATCTGCTGCTCCGGCTCGGCGTCGAGCGGGTCTGGGATTCCCGCACACTCGACTTCGCCGACGGCATCCGTGAGGCGACCGGGGGCCGTGGGGTCGACGTGGTGCTGAACTCCGCCTCGGGTGAGGTCTTGGTGCGCTCCCTCCGGCTCGTGGCGCCCGGTGGCCGGTTCGTGGAGATCGGCAAGCGCGACATCCACGACAACAGCCACATCGGCCTGGAGTTCTTCAAGGGCAACCGCTCCTTCCTCGCCGTGGACCTGGAGCAGACCATCCGTGAGGAGCCGGAGCGGATCGCCCGGCTTCTCGGCGAGGTCCTCACGGGCTTCGAGCGCGGCGAGTTCACCGCGCTCCCCGTCACCACACACCCGTTCGCCGACGCCCGCACGGCCTTCACCGCGATGGCCAAGGCCCGGCACACCGGCAAGACCGTACTGGTGCCGGCAGCCGATGAGACCGTCACCACCGCGCCGGACGCCGCCCCGGTGCGCCCCTTCGGCACGTACCTGATCACCGGTGGTCTCGGCGCGCTCGGCCTGGAGACGGCCCGCTACCTCGTCGCGCGGGGCGCCCGCCACCTGGTCCTCGTCGGCCGCGGCGCTCCGGGACCGGACGCCGGGGCGGCCCTGACCGGCCTGCGGGAGCGGGCCGACGTGACCGTCGTCGCCGCGGACCTGTCCGACCAGGCCGCCGTGACCGGCCTGCTGGACCGGATCGACACCACCCTGCCGCCGCTGGCCGGCGTCGTGCATGCCGCGGGTGTGCTCGACGACGGCCTGCTGACCGGCCTGACCGCGGAGCGGTTCCGGGCCGTGGCCGGTCCCAAGTCGGCCGCGGCCTGGTACCTGCACCAGGCCACCACGCACCGCGAGCTGGACTTCTTTGTCATGTACTCGTCAGCCGCTGGCATCCTGGGCTCGGCGAGCCAGGGCAACTACGCCGCCGCCAGTGCCTTCCTCGACACCCTGGCGCACCACCGGCGCTCGCTCGGCCTGCCCGCGCTGAGCGTCGACTGGGGTCCGTGGGCGCGGATCGGTCTCGCCGCCCGCCCGGAGCGCGGCGGCGCGCTGGCCGCCCGCGGCATCGAGAGCATCTCCCCCGACGACGGCATCGCCGCGCTCGACCGGATCATCGGCGGCCCCGCCACCCAGGTGTGCGTACTGCCGCTGAACCGCGAGCGGCTCGCCGGCCACCACGGTGGCGGCCTCCTGCGCACCCTGGTCGACGGGACGGACACGAACGCCGGCCAAGCCGCAGGGCCGCAGGACGAGATCCGCCGCCGGATGCTCGCGATCGAGCCCGGCCGCCGCCGCGCGGCGGTACTGAGCGAGCACTGCCGGGCCGTGGCCGCGCGTCTGCTCGGCGCGGATTCCGCCCGGATCGACACCAGCGCTCCCCTCACGAGTACGGGTTTCGACTCGCTGCTCTCCCTGGAGCTGCGCAAGGCGCTCGGGACGTCGCTGGGAATCCAGCTGCCCTCCACGGTGACCTGGCGCTTCCCGACGCTCGATGCCCTGGTCCCCTACCTGGCGGACCGGATGGGAATCGCGCTGGAGGCCGGCAGCGCGCCGGGTCCGAAGGAGGCACCCGCCGCGCCGGTGCCGGTGCGGCCCACCGGTGTGGGCACCGACGCCGGTGACAGCCCGCCGGACCTCGACGCGATGTCCGTCGCCGAGCTCGAAGCACTTCTGACGGCCAAGACCACCCAGATCGACGAGGGGGCACAGCGATGA
- a CDS encoding crotonyl-CoA reductase (Medium chain reductase/dehydrogenase (MDR)/zinc-dependent alcohol dehydrogenase-like family; cl16912;~NAD(P) binding site [chemical binding];~TIGRFAM: crotonyl-CoA reductase; PFAM: Alcohol dehydrogenase zinc-binding domain protein; Alcohol dehydrogenase GroES domain protein; KEGG: fal:FRAAL5913 crotonyl CoA reductase;~crotonyl-CoA reductase [Frankia sp. EAN1pec];~crotonyl-CoA reductase; TIGR01751;~identified by MetaGeneAnnotator; putative), which produces MQKILDAILSGAWEEVGRLPVPESYRGVTLHAGETAMFEGMESRDKDPRRSLHLDEVATPEPAAGEVLVAVMASGINHNTVWSSIFEPMPTFGFLARYGRTSPQASRHDLPYHVLGSDLAGVVLRCGAGVAGWRPGDEVVAHCLSVELDHPDGHADTMLDPEQRIWGFETNFGGLAELALVKANQLMPRPRHLSWEESAASGLVHSTAYRQLVSPAGARMKQGDTVLIWGASGGLGSYATQLALNGGAIPVCVVSSPRKAEICRRMGAELVIDRSAEGYRFWRDEHTQDPKEWRRFGARIRELTGGDDPDIVFEHPGRETFGASVYVARRGGTIVTCASTSGYEHTFDNRYLWMHLKRIVGSHFANYREAWEANRLVARGRIHPTLSEVVPLKDTAQAVHDVHHNRHQGKVGVLCLAPAEGLGVHDPETRARHESAINRFRKS; this is translated from the coding sequence ATGCAGAAGATCCTCGACGCGATCCTTTCGGGTGCTTGGGAAGAGGTGGGCCGGCTTCCCGTGCCCGAGTCCTATCGAGGGGTGACCCTGCACGCCGGCGAGACGGCGATGTTCGAGGGCATGGAAAGCCGCGACAAGGACCCCCGCCGCTCGCTGCACCTGGACGAGGTGGCCACACCGGAGCCCGCCGCCGGGGAGGTGCTCGTCGCCGTGATGGCGAGCGGCATCAACCACAACACGGTGTGGTCGTCGATCTTCGAGCCGATGCCGACGTTCGGCTTCCTCGCCCGCTACGGAAGGACCTCACCACAGGCGTCCCGGCACGACCTCCCCTACCACGTGCTGGGTTCGGACCTGGCCGGCGTGGTGCTGCGGTGCGGCGCGGGCGTGGCCGGCTGGCGTCCCGGAGACGAGGTCGTCGCGCACTGCCTGTCCGTGGAGCTGGACCACCCCGACGGCCATGCGGACACGATGCTGGACCCGGAGCAGCGGATCTGGGGGTTCGAGACGAACTTCGGCGGCCTGGCCGAGCTCGCCCTGGTCAAGGCCAACCAGCTGATGCCCCGGCCCCGCCACCTCAGCTGGGAGGAGTCGGCCGCCTCGGGCCTGGTGCACTCCACCGCGTACCGGCAGCTGGTCTCACCGGCCGGGGCCCGGATGAAGCAGGGTGACACCGTGCTGATCTGGGGCGCCTCGGGCGGGCTCGGCTCGTACGCCACCCAACTGGCGCTGAACGGCGGCGCGATCCCGGTGTGCGTGGTGTCCAGTCCGCGGAAGGCCGAGATATGCCGGCGGATGGGAGCCGAACTGGTGATCGACCGGAGCGCCGAGGGCTACCGGTTCTGGCGGGACGAGCACACGCAGGACCCCAAGGAGTGGCGGCGGTTCGGCGCCCGGATCCGGGAGCTGACCGGCGGAGACGACCCGGACATCGTCTTCGAGCACCCGGGCCGGGAGACCTTCGGCGCGAGCGTGTACGTGGCCCGCCGCGGCGGCACCATCGTGACCTGCGCATCCACTTCGGGGTACGAGCACACCTTCGACAACCGGTATCTGTGGATGCACCTCAAGCGCATCGTCGGCTCCCACTTCGCGAACTACCGCGAGGCGTGGGAGGCCAACCGGCTGGTCGCCAGGGGCCGTATCCATCCCACCCTGTCCGAGGTGGTGCCGCTCAAGGACACTGCCCAGGCGGTGCACGACGTCCACCACAACCGGCACCAGGGCAAAGTGGGGGTGCTGTGTCTGGCCCCGGCGGAAGGGCTCGGCGTGCACGACCCGGAGACGCGGGCCCGCCACGAGTCGGCGATCAACCGGTTCCGGAAATCCTGA
- a CDS encoding transmembrane protein (identified by MetaGeneAnnotator; putative;~sequence version:1): protein MHTKSAGWTGGRVASVIVGALLALLALTLVGAGGTAMYYASQDDGYIDLGTSRYEHRTDTYAMATEAWRADKQMGGLYDDLRVTFEPDKGADRVFIGLAGAEELRQYLDGVEYVTIHDSSDKGDTQSTHKGAAPRTLPGTAENLWSAQADGKGVQTLNWPVKPGEVGLVAMNADGSRGVAGHVTVAAKIGVLSGTGIALLVVGVLVLVGSLLMIVRPIRRARGRA from the coding sequence ATGCATACGAAATCCGCGGGTTGGACCGGCGGGCGCGTCGCCTCGGTCATCGTCGGTGCGCTTCTGGCTCTCCTCGCGCTGACGCTCGTCGGTGCCGGCGGCACGGCCATGTACTACGCGTCGCAGGACGACGGCTACATCGACCTGGGTACCAGCAGGTACGAGCATCGCACCGACACCTATGCGATGGCCACCGAAGCCTGGCGCGCGGACAAGCAGATGGGCGGTCTGTACGACGACCTCCGGGTCACCTTCGAGCCGGACAAGGGTGCCGACCGGGTCTTCATCGGGCTGGCCGGGGCGGAGGAGCTGCGTCAGTATCTGGACGGCGTCGAGTACGTGACCATCCACGACTCCAGCGACAAGGGCGACACCCAGAGCACCCACAAGGGCGCCGCGCCCAGGACACTGCCGGGCACGGCCGAGAACCTGTGGAGCGCCCAGGCCGACGGGAAGGGCGTGCAGACCCTGAACTGGCCGGTGAAGCCGGGTGAGGTCGGCCTGGTCGCCATGAACGCCGACGGCAGCCGAGGCGTGGCCGGACATGTGACCGTGGCGGCGAAGATCGGCGTGCTGTCCGGGACGGGCATCGCGCTCCTCGTCGTGGGCGTGCTCGTCCTC